In Tursiops truncatus isolate mTurTru1 chromosome 19, mTurTru1.mat.Y, whole genome shotgun sequence, a genomic segment contains:
- the LOC109550088 gene encoding thymidine kinase 2, mitochondrial isoform X2, protein MLLRTLRSWASWALRRDRPGSPASSPGLPRAQRWAWPRDKGRENEKEKKSVICVEGNIASGKTTCLEFFSNTADIEVLTEPVPKWRNVRGHNPLGLMYQDACRWGLTLQTYVQLTMLDQHTRPQTLPVRLMERSIHSARYVFVENLYRSGKMPEVDYVVLSEWFDWIVKNIDVSIDLIVYLQTTPETCYQRLKMRCREEEKVIPLGEKQELSTLEGEL, encoded by the exons ATGCTGCTGCGGACGCTGCGGAGCTGGGCTTCCTGGGCGCTGCGCCGCGACAGGCCCGGGAGCCCCGCCTCCAGCCCGGGGTTGCCAAGGGCGCAGCGTTGGGCCTGGCCTCGGG ataaaggtagagaaaatgaaaaagagaaaaaatcagtG ATATGTGTCGAGGGCAATATTGCAAGCGGGAAGACAACGTGCCTGGAGTTCTTCTCCAACACAGCTGACATCGAG GTGTTAACGGAGCCCGTGCCCAAGTGGAGAAATGTCCGAGGCCATAATCCTCTG GGTCTGATGTACCAGGATGCCTGTCGATGGGGCCTCACGCTGCAGACATATGTGCAGCTCACCATGCTGGACCAGCACACTCGTCCTCAG aCATTGCCTGTACGGTTGATGGAGCGGTCAATTCACAGCGCAAGATACGTTTTTGTAGAAAACTTGTATAGAAG TGGGAAGATGCCTGAAGTGGACTATGTGGTCCTGTCGGAATGGTTTGACTGGATTGTGAAGAACATCGACGTGTCCATTGACTTGATAG tttATCTCCAGACCACTCCTGAGACCTGTTACCAGAGGCTAAAGATGAGGtgcagggaagaggagaaggtCATTCCACTG GGAGAGAAACAGGAACTGAGCACGTTGGAGGGTGAACTCTGA
- the LOC109550088 gene encoding thymidine kinase 2, mitochondrial isoform X1 — MLLRTLRSWASWALRRDRPGSPASSPGLPRAQRWAWPRDKGRENEKEKKSVICVEGNIASGKTTCLEFFSNTADIEVLTEPVPKWRNVRGHNPLGLMYQDACRWGLTLQTYVQLTMLDQHTRPQTLPVRLMERSIHSARYVFVENLYRSGKMPEVDYVVLSEWFDWIVKNIDVSIDLIVYLQTTPETCYQRLKMRCREEEKVIPLEYLDAIHHLYEEWLIKGSLFPVAAPVLVIEADHDMEKMLELFEQNRHRILIPEDRKLGP, encoded by the exons ATGCTGCTGCGGACGCTGCGGAGCTGGGCTTCCTGGGCGCTGCGCCGCGACAGGCCCGGGAGCCCCGCCTCCAGCCCGGGGTTGCCAAGGGCGCAGCGTTGGGCCTGGCCTCGGG ataaaggtagagaaaatgaaaaagagaaaaaatcagtG ATATGTGTCGAGGGCAATATTGCAAGCGGGAAGACAACGTGCCTGGAGTTCTTCTCCAACACAGCTGACATCGAG GTGTTAACGGAGCCCGTGCCCAAGTGGAGAAATGTCCGAGGCCATAATCCTCTG GGTCTGATGTACCAGGATGCCTGTCGATGGGGCCTCACGCTGCAGACATATGTGCAGCTCACCATGCTGGACCAGCACACTCGTCCTCAG aCATTGCCTGTACGGTTGATGGAGCGGTCAATTCACAGCGCAAGATACGTTTTTGTAGAAAACTTGTATAGAAG TGGGAAGATGCCTGAAGTGGACTATGTGGTCCTGTCGGAATGGTTTGACTGGATTGTGAAGAACATCGACGTGTCCATTGACTTGATAG tttATCTCCAGACCACTCCTGAGACCTGTTACCAGAGGCTAAAGATGAGGtgcagggaagaggagaaggtCATTCCACTG GAATACCTGGATGCTATTCACCACCTGTACGAGGAGTGGCTCATCAAAGGGAGCCTTTTCCCCGTGGCGGCCCCTGTTCTG GTGATTGAGGCTGACCACGACATGGAGAAAATGTTAGAACTCTTTGAACAAAACCGGCACCGAATACTAATTCCAGAGGATCGGAAGCTTGGTCCATAG